A genomic window from Elaeis guineensis isolate ETL-2024a chromosome 3, EG11, whole genome shotgun sequence includes:
- the LOC105040562 gene encoding trifunctional UDP-glucose 4,6-dehydratase/UDP-4-keto-6-deoxy-D-glucose 3,5-epimerase/UDP-4-keto-L-rhamnose-reductase RHM1, with the protein MATFTPKNILITGAAGFIASHVANRLIRNYPNYKIVVLDKLDYCSNLKNLLPSRSSPNFKFVKGDIASADLVNFLLITESIDTIMHFAAQTHVDNSFGNSFEFTKNNIYGTHVLLEACKVTGQIRRFIHVSTDEVYGETDEDAVVGNHEASQLLPTNPYSATKAGAEMLVMAYGRSYGLPVITTRGNNVYGPNQFPEKLIPKFILLAMRGQPLPIHGDGSNVRSYLYCEDVAEAFEVVLHRGEVGHVYNIGTKKERRVIDVAKDVCKLFSLDPDKVIKFVDNRPFNDQRYFLDDQKLKNLGWSERTTWEEGLKKTMEWYTANSDWWGDVSGALLPHPRMLMMPGIGRQFDGSENTKNIVSQITNNFSQLKMVIPNSKNTGGSSPKPSLKFLIYGRTGWIGGLLGKICEKQGIPFEYGKGRLEERSSLILDIQTVKPTHVFNAAGVTGRPNVDWCESHKPETIRTNVVGTLTLADVCREHGLLMMNYATGCIFEYDVVHPEGSGIGFREEDKPNFIGSFYSKTKAMVEELLKEYDNVCTLRVRMPISSDLNNPRNFITKISRYNKVVNIPNSMTVLDELLPISVEMAKRNCRGIWNFTNPGVISHNEILEMYKRYIDPGFNWVNFTLEEQAKVIVAPRSNNEMDASKLKNEFPELLYIKDSLIKYVFEPNRKVPLGVAN; encoded by the exons ATGGCGACATTTACACCTAAAAACATCCTCATCACTGGGGCGGCTGGCTTTATTGCATCACATGTTGCCAATCGCCTCATCCGAAACTACCCCAATTACAAGATCGTGGTTCTTGATAAGCTTGACTACTGCTCTAATCTGAAGAATCTCCTTCCTTCCCGTTCATCACCCAACTTCAAGTTTGTCAAAGGTGATATTGCAAGTGCAGATCTTGTCAACTTCCTCCTCATCACCGAGTCTATTGATACCATTATGCACTTTGCGGCTCAGACGCATGTTGACAACTCCTTTGGCAACTCTTTTGAGTTCACGAAGAACAACATCTATGGTACACATGTGCTCCTTGAGGCCTGCAAGGTCACTGGCCAGATTAGAAGGTTCATCCATGTTAGCACAGATGAGGTCTATGGTGAGACTGATGAGGATGCCGTGGTTGGAAATCATGAGGCATCTCAGCTGCTCCCAACAAACCCATATTCTGCTACCAAAGCAGGGGCTGAGATGCTTGTTATGGCATATGGAAGATCCTATGGTCTTCCTGTTATTACCACACGGGGAAACAATGTATATGGGCCCAATCAGTTTCCTGAGAAGCTTATTCCTAAATTTATCCTCTTGGCTATGAGAGGACAGCCACTCCCAATTCATGGAGATGGATCTAATGTCAGGAGCTATCTCTACTGCGAGGATGTTGCAGAGGCATTTGAGGTCGTCCTTCACCGTGGAGAAGTTGGACATGTTTATAATATTGGGACAAAGAAAGAGAGGAGGGTGATTGATGTTGCGAAGGATGTTTGCAAGCTTTTCTCATTGGACCCTGACAAAGTTATCAAGTTTGTGGATAATAGGCCCTTCAATGATCAAAGATACTTTCTGGATGATCAGAAGCTGAAGAATTTGGGGTGGTCAGAGAGGACAACATGGGAAGAGGGCTTGAAAAAGACGATGGAATGGTACACAGCCAATTCTGATTGGTGGGGTGATGTCTCCGGGGCGCTGTTGCCTCATCCAAGGATGCTGATGATGCCCGGAATTGGAAGGCAATTTGATGGTTCTGAAAATACCAAGAACATAGTTTCTCAGATAACTAATAATTTTAGTCAGTTGAAGATGGTAATTCCCAATTCAAAGAACACTGGTGGTTCATCTCCGAAGCCATCTTTGAAATTCTTGATTTATGGTAGGACTGGATGGATCGGTGGCCTTCTTGGGAAGATATGTGAGAAGCAAGGTATACCATTTGAGTATGGAAAGGGTCGCCTGGAAGAGCGTTCCTCACTCATTTTGGATATTCAGACTGTGAAGCCAACACATGTTTTTAATGCTGCTGGTGTGACTGGTAGGCCTAATGTTGACTGGTGTGAGTCTCACAAGCCAGAGACAATTCGAACCAATGTCGTGGGTACTTTGACTCTAGCAGATGTCTGCAGGGAGCATGGGTTGTTAATGATGAATTATGCTACTGGATGTATATTTGAGTATGATGTAGTACATCCAGAAGGGTCAGGCATCGGCTTCAGGGAGGAAGACAAGCCAAATTTTATTGGATCATTTTATTCAAAGACTAAAGCAATG GTTGAAGAACTTTTGAAAGAATACGACAATGTTTGCACTCTAAGAGTCCGAATGCCAATATCTTCTGATCTTAATAATCCACGCAACTTCATTACAAAGATCTCTCGCTATAACAAAGTGGTGAACATTCCAAACAGCATGACTGTCTTAGATGAGCTCCTACCAATATCAGTGGAGATGGCAAAGAGAAACTGTAGGGGCATATGGAATTTCACCAATCCTGGTGTCATCAGCCATAATGAGATCTTAGAGATGTACAAGAGGTATATTGATCCTGGCTTTAATTGGGTCAATTTTACACTTGAGGAGCAGGCCAAAGTTATTGTTGCACCTCGAAGCAACAATGAGATGGATGCATCAAAGCTGAAGAATGAGTTTCCTGAATTGCTGTATATCAAGGATTCACTTATTAAGTATGTTTTTGAACCCAACAGGAAGGTTCCTTTAGGTGTAGCTAATTGA